A genomic window from Acidobacteriota bacterium includes:
- a CDS encoding DUF4238 domain-containing protein, translated as MAGKKKQHYVPQFYLSFFTEDGDHLFVYDKFKREIRPDTTLNVGHENYFYELPSKLITDKRRAEGIHEKYIEDRFAELEGRFKPIIEKAINLLEDQFLSEELVQALAVVLTFQILRTRDMRNQIIEGERAYGQALIDSLMKLNFPDLPKGTATLKVTEGFEAFIHAQHIFDEENIREMAESLSKMIWVVAVNKTNQPFYTSDNPVVKDNHIKEIGKRGWLSPGVEINFPLNPNRLLLIYERTHFKDYEKADGCIVTLTEVDEVNEFNRYQVINSHRQIYSINNDFSLAENVCDELSEICKPREKIEVQASELIKTDDPNKVTQIISLHSKDDIE; from the coding sequence ATGGCAGGTAAGAAGAAGCAACATTATGTTCCACAGTTCTACCTCAGTTTCTTTACGGAAGATGGGGATCACCTTTTTGTTTATGACAAATTCAAACGTGAAATTAGACCGGACACAACGTTAAATGTAGGTCACGAGAATTACTTTTACGAACTGCCCTCCAAATTGATCACCGATAAACGGAGAGCAGAAGGAATACATGAAAAGTATATCGAAGATAGGTTCGCAGAGCTTGAAGGAAGATTCAAGCCGATAATAGAGAAGGCAATCAATCTCCTCGAAGATCAGTTTCTGTCCGAGGAACTTGTTCAGGCTTTGGCTGTAGTCCTTACATTTCAAATTCTAAGGACGCGAGATATGCGAAATCAAATTATTGAGGGGGAGAGAGCCTATGGACAAGCACTGATTGATTCGTTGATGAAATTGAATTTCCCAGATTTGCCTAAAGGTACTGCTACACTCAAGGTTACAGAAGGATTTGAGGCATTTATTCATGCCCAGCATATCTTTGATGAAGAAAATATTAGAGAAATGGCAGAATCATTATCCAAGATGATATGGGTAGTTGCAGTAAATAAAACTAACCAGCCTTTTTATACATCAGATAATCCGGTCGTAAAGGATAATCATATTAAAGAAATTGGCAAAAGAGGGTGGCTTTCACCAGGAGTGGAAATTAATTTTCCGCTCAATCCAAACCGACTCCTACTCATTTATGAAAGAACTCACTTCAAAGATTATGAAAAAGCTGATGGTTGTATTGTAACTTTGACTGAAGTAGATGAAGTAAATGAATTTAATAGATACCAAGTCATTAATAGTCATCGTCAAATTTACTCTATTAATAATGACTTTTCTTTAGCTGAAAACGTCTGTGATGAACTATCTGAGATTTGCAAACCGAGAGAAAAAATTGAGGTTCAGGCTTCTGAGTTGATAAAAACTGATGACCCAAACAAAGTTACACAGATAATTAGTCTTCACAGTAAAGATGACATAGAATAA